CAAGTTGTCAGTCTGATAGCACTTTTCATTGACTCCTAAAGACTTCCAGCATGCTGATGGTTGGGAGAAATGGATAGACGGACCAGAATGAATTTTATGGAGCTGTGCGAGACCGATGATCTGACCACGGCTTTGGTACTGGACCCCCTGCTGGGTTTCAACACCCGTAAAATGAATGTCACTCCTTTACCAGAGATCCACTGTTGGGACATTCTCAAAGAGACCCTGCTGAGCTTTCGACGCACGCACGATTTTAATGCAACATTTGAGGCACTGACGGCAGGAAAACTGGCTGGTGACTATTTTAACGACCTGGGAAGCCATCGCCAGGAACTGCTGAGGCAACATGTCTGTCGTTACCTCAGTGCCTTTCTGCTGGACAGTGGTGTCACGATAGATTCCACTTACAGATATTCTTCAGAGACCAATGGAGCAAAGGTAACCTCGACAAGACACTGGTTTTCAGGACAGCGTATCAAGGTCCTCATGGGCTGCATAGCAGAGGTTAGTGCCTCAGATCAAGCTGTGCTGAAGGCTGGAGTCAATGACTTCAGCATGATGTATTCCTTACGCAAACAATGTGATCAGCTCTGGCTCGGGCCTGCGAGATTTATTAACCATGACTGCCATCCAAACTGCAAATT
This sequence is a window from Scatophagus argus isolate fScaArg1 chromosome 9, fScaArg1.pri, whole genome shotgun sequence. Protein-coding genes within it:
- the LOC124065454 gene encoding histone-lysine N-methyltransferase KMT5C-like, whose translation is MDRRTRMNFMELCETDDLTTALVLDPLLGFNTRKMNVTPLPEIHCWDILKETLLSFRRTHDFNATFEALTAGKLAGDYFNDLGSHRQELLRQHVCRYLSAFLLDSGVTIDSTYRYSSETNGAKVTSTRHWFSGQRIKVLMGCIAEVSASDQAVLKAGVNDFSMMYSLRKQCDQLWLGPARFINHDCHPNCKFLAREMNVVFVEVIRPILPGEEITCFYGACFFGERNEMCECYTCERKGEGLFRQIGKQPDSEDTRNPVRPNYQLRERYQKDISAQSVGKEKAYEDREGNELEVKRSKQSLGENLTAQSERSVSKETAERQQGSTMICTVEGICVWNDLFGKMVSRNREYFVIIF